In a single window of the Diospyros lotus cultivar Yz01 chromosome 10, ASM1463336v1, whole genome shotgun sequence genome:
- the LOC127811119 gene encoding uncharacterized protein LOC127811119: protein MEIMQTMQIMEIMPLCIQYPQLDANFELKSGLIHLLPKFHGLAGEDPHKHLKEFHVVCSTMRPQGVDEEQIKLRAFPFSLDGSAKDWLYYLPPAAITSWDGLKRIFLEKFFPASRTASIRKEICGIRQMSGETLHEYWERFKKLCSSCPHHQISDQLLIQYLYEGLIPMDRYLVDAASGGALAEKTPAAAQELISKMAQNAQQFGTRINTPTKAINEVNVAATMDQQRMENKLEELASMVRQLALERKQQQLCGICSLPSHTTDQCPQLQENNETCAGIFPGRPFQHQQHSQPQPSNRYDPYSDDLVKQLAANTLQFQQKTETTIQNLETQIGQLATNINELRSQGSGQLPSQPVANPRGNVSAIMLRSGKEVIIPTPPPSSNKEQHAEQQNVEGSKEQQPSSVQEAKQPNSSYQEQGESSNIQPLPFPHRATQNKKRAEAEVDKEILETFQKVEVNIPLLEAIRQIPKYAKFLKDLCTHKRKLMGNEKINLGRNVSALIQPAMPAKCKDPGMFSIPCTIGDMQFSNALLDLGASINVMPNSIYASLQCGPLKPTGVVVQLANRSTAHPTGVLEDVLVKVKDLIFPADFYVLNMEDNSTLEHAPLILGRPFLKTARTIINVHEGTLSMEFAGNTINFKILDAMKFPVEDHSTFQVNRVDLLV, encoded by the exons atggagaTAATGCAAACAAtgcaaataatggaaataatg cccctatgtattcaatacccacagcTAGATGCCAACTTCGAACTTAAGTCTGGACTGATccatttgttgcccaagtttcatggccttgcaggagaggatccacacaagcatctgaaagagtttcatgtggtttgctcaaccatgcggccacaaggagtagatgaagagcagatcaagctgagagccttcccattctcacttgatggatcagccaaagattggctctactacctgccaccagctgctatcaccagctgggatggattgaagaggatcttcctggaaaaattctttccagcctccagaacagcatcaataaggaaggaaatttgtggtataaggcagatgagtggtgagactctacatgagtattgggagaggttcaagaagttgtgttccagctgccctcaccatcagataagtgaccaactcctaattcaatatctctatgaaggtttaatccccatggacaggtacttggtagatgctgcaagtggaggagccttggcagagaagaccccagcagctgcacaagagctgatatcaaagatggcacaaaatgcccagcagtttggcaccagaattaacactcctacaaaagccataaatgaagtcaatgtggctgccactatggaccagcaaaggatggaaaacaagcttgaggaattggcttccatggtcaggcagttggcattagagagaaagcaacagcaactttgtggcatttgctccttgccatcccatacaacagaccaatgcccacagttgcaagaaaataatgagacatGTGCAGGCATTTTTCCTGGAAGACCATTCCAGCACCAGCAGCACAGCCAACCACAACCTTCCAATAGGTATGAcccatactca gatgatcttgtcaaacaactagcagccaatacactccaattccaacagaaaacagaaaccaccattcaaaatttggagacccaaataggccagctagccacaaacatcaatgagttaaggagtcaaggttcggggcagcttccttcacaaccagttgccaatccaaggggtaatgttagtgccatcatgcttcgaagtgggaaagaagtgatcatcccaacccctccaccatcatcaaacaaagAGCAGCATGCAGAGCagcagaatgtagagggtagcaaagagcagcaaccttcctcagtccaagaagccaagcagccaaactccagctatcaagaacaaggagagtcttccaacatccagcccctaccattcccacatcgagcaacacaaaacaagaaaagagcagaagccgaagtggataaagagattctggaaacattccagaaagttgaagtcaacattcccctccttgaagccattagacagatccccaagtatgcaaaatttctcaaggatttgtgtactcacaagaggaagcttatggggaatgagaagatcaaccttgggagaaatgtctctgcccttatccaacctgccatgccagcaaagtgtaaagatccagggatgttctccattccttgtactataggagacatgcaatttagcaatgctttactagatttaggtgcatccattaatgtcatgcctaactctatttatgcttcattgcagtgtggtcctttaaagccaacaggagtggttgtccaactagccaatagaagtactgcacaccccactggagtcctagaagatgtgctggttaaggttaaggatttaatctttccagcagatttttatgttttgaatatggaagataacagcacacttgagcatgcacccttgatcctagggagaccattcttaaaaactgctagaactattatcaatgtgcatgagggtacactttccatggaatttgctggtaacacaattaacttcaagatacttgatgccatgaaattccctgtcgaggatcattccacttttcaagtaaatagagttgacctattagtg